A portion of the Scylla paramamosain isolate STU-SP2022 chromosome 32, ASM3559412v1, whole genome shotgun sequence genome contains these proteins:
- the LOC135089334 gene encoding protein cycle-like isoform X3, with the protein MFGLGNFDYPKYRSECSSIASFSSDNGSKKRRGSFLDSNDDEGESIKIPRTSGEWSKRQNHSEIEKRRRDKMNTYIMELSSIIPVCTSRKLDKLTVLRMAVQHMKMLRGSLNSYTEGHYKPAFLSDDELKNLILQPLQAADGFLFVVGCDRGRILYVSESVYQTLHYTQGELLGTSWFDILHPKDLTKVKEQLSCSDISRRERLVDAKTLLPVKTDVPQGLTKLCPGSRRAFFCRMRCKSAPVLKEEADSSTGCPKKKSKSQSSDKKYSVIHFTGYLKSWAPTKDPLEEDSGSDSESCNLSCLVAVGRVHQPLLASGAQEAARFGRTVPPQSIDFISKHTSDGKFVFIDQRASLLLGWLPQELLGSSMYEYFHQDDIPFLAETHRSTLQSSESCNTQVYRFRTKEGSFVRLQSVWWTFKNPWTKDIEYIISKNSVVTSEAGLVESSMANEAVSQSFNSFNEFLSSPDTPPPGSAGSSNTNNRLIGGGMHAGKIGRQIADEVLDSQRRNDSASNSPVSPFEGILGSGASDRSFAALLRSDMTAHRSNVKNNVLLSSNTSSCSGSDTSRGPQLNNTTTTTTANNNHHHNHNNHHTNNTIPASDRTTNFNHNNNHRQLVSNEGDLMDVVSGRDMETDGTSDSDEAAMAVIMSLLEADAGLGGPVDFSHLPWPLP; encoded by the exons ATGTTTGGCCTGGGGAACTTTGACTACCCCAAGTACCGATCTGAGTGCAGCTCCAtcgcctccttttcctccgaCAATGGCTCCAAGAAGCGCCGCGGCTCCTTCTT ggacagtaatgatgatgagggcGAGTCCATCAAGATCCCTCGTACATCTGGGGAGTGGAGCAAGAGGCAGAACCACAGTGAGATTGAGAAGAGGCGGCGGGACAAGATGAACACGTACATCATGGAGCTGAGCAGCATCATCCCTGTGTGCACCTCCCGCAAGCTGGACAAGTTGACAGTGCTGCGGATGGCGGTGCAGCACATGAAGATGCTGCGTGGCTCCCTCAACTCCTACACCGAAGGGCACTACAAGCCGGCCTTCCTCTCTGACGACGAGCTCAAGAATCTGATCCTCCAG CCTCTTCAGGCCGCTGATGGGTTCCTCTTTGTGGTGGGGTGTGACCGCGGCAGGATCCTCTATGTGTCCGAGTCTGTCTACCAGACACTTCACTACACTCAG ggAGAGCTGCTGGGGACGAGCTGGTTTGACATCCTGCACCCCAAAGACTTGACCAAGGTGAAGGAGCAGCTGTCCTGCTCAGACATCAGCCGCAGGGAGAGGCTTGTTGATGCCAAAA CACTCCTGCCGGTGAAGACAGACGTGCCCCAGGGCCTCACCAAGCTGTGCCCGGGATCACGGCGGGCATTCTTCTGCCGCATGAGGTGCAAGTCAGCGCCAGTACTGAAGGAAGAGGCGGACTCCTCCACGGGCTGCCCCAAGAAGAAGTCCAAGTCACAGAGCTCAG ATAAGAAGTACAGTGTGATCCACTTTACTGGCTACCTCAAGTCCTGGGCGCCCACCAAGGACCCCCTGGAGGAGGACTCAGGCAGTGACTCGGAATCCTGTAACCTGTCCTGTTTG GTGGCAGTGGGCAGGGTGCACCAGCCCCTCCTGGCCTCGGGGGCACAGGAGGCTGCAAGGTTTGGCCGCACTGTTCCGCCACAGTCCATTGACTTCATTTCCAAGCACACCAGTGATGGCAAGTTCGTCTTCATTGACCAAAG AGCCTCACTACTGTTAGGGTGGCTGCCTCAGGAGCTGCTAGGGTCCAGCATGTATGAGTACTTCCACCAGGACGACATTCCCTTCCTTGCCGAGACGCATCGCTCCACCCTTCAGTCCTCAGAGAGCTGCAACACACAG GTGTACAGGTTCCGTACCAAGGAGGGCTCCTTCGTGCGGCTGCAGAGTGTGTGGTGGACCTTCAAGAACCCCTGGACCAAGGACATTGAGTACATCATCTCCAAGAACAGTGTTGTCAC gTCCGAGGCAGGGCTGGTGGAGAGCTCAATGGCCAATGAGGCAGTGTCACAATCCTTCAACAGCTTCAATGAATTCCTGAGTTCACCTG acacaccaccaccaggcagcgCAGGTTCCTCCAATACCAACAACAGACTCATTGGGGGAGGCATGCACGCTGGGAAGATTGGCCGGCAGATAGCGGACGAGGTTCTGGACAGCCAACGCAGGAATGACTCAGCCTCCAACAGTCCTGTGTCACCCTTCGAAGGCATCCTGGGCTCTGGGGCTTCCGACCGCTCCTTCGCTGCCCTCCTGCGCTCTGACATGACAGCACATAGG AGTAATGTCAAGAACAACGTCCTTCtgagcagcaacaccagcagctgTTCCGGCAGTGACACTAGCAGAGGGCCACAGctcaacaacaccaccaccaccaccactgccaacaacaaccatcaccacaaccacaacaaccatcacACCAACAATACCATACCTGCCTCTGACCGCACCACCAActtcaaccacaacaacaaccacaggcAGCTAG TGTCCAACGAGGGGGACCTGATGGATGTGGTGAGTGGGCGCGACATGGAGACAGATGGGACAAGCGACTCAGACGAGGCAGCCATGGCAGTCATCATGAGTCTCCTAGAGGCTGATGCAGGTCTGGGAGGGCCAGTTGacttctctcacctcccctgGCCTTTACCATGA
- the LOC135089335 gene encoding 26S proteasome non-ATPase regulatory subunit 6-like translates to MPVENLEEQGLEKNPDLHLAQLKFKLTLSDFKNDPAIKEELVQAIEKDNMAPFYEECCRDLGWQLDSGLLERMKKENETELKTMNEAIDEAEKSMGETEIREANLKKAEYLSRIGDKEEAIKAFAKTYDKTVSLGQRLDLVFHNIRLGLFYLDHSLITRNLEKAKSLIEEGGDWDRRNRLKVYEGVYCMAIRDFKKAANLFLDTISTFTSYELMDYTRFVGYTVLVCMIALPRNDLRTKVVKGSEIQEVLHSSQDLKTYLLSLYECQYQTFFQKLAWVENELQHDRLLAPHYRYYVREMRILAYTQLLESYRSLTLQYMATAFGVSTEFIDRELSRYIAAGRLHCKIDKVGGIVETNRPDSKNWQYQAVIKHGDILLNRVQKLSRVINI, encoded by the exons ATGCCTGTGGAGAACCTGGAAGAGCAGGGGCTGGAGAAGAACCCCGACCTCCACCTGGCGCAGCTCAAGTTCAAGCTGACCCTCAGTGACTTCAAGAATGACCCGGCCATCAAGGAGGAGCTGGTTCAGGCCATCGAGAAGGACA ACATGGCGCCCTTCTATGAGGAATGCTGCCGAGACCTTGGGTGGCAATTGGACTCAGGGCTGctggagagaatgaaaaaggagaatgagacaGAGCTGAAGACCATGAACGAGGCCATTGATGAGGCAGAGAAGTCCATGGGTGAGACAGAGATCCGGGAGGCCAACCTGAAGAAGGCGGAGTACCTGTCCCGCATCGGAGACAAG GAGGAGGCAATCAAAGCATTTGCCAAGACCTACGACAAGACAGTCTCCCTCGGCCAGCGCCTCGACCTTGTCTTCCACAACATCCGTCTTGGCCTCTTCTACCTTGACCACTCGCTCATCACACGCAACCTGGAGAAGGCTAAAAG TCTcattgaggaaggaggagactgGGACCGCCGCAACAGACTCAAGGTGTATGAAGGAGTGTACTGCATGGCCATTCGGGACTTCAAGAAGGCAGCCAACCTCTTCCTGGACACCATCAGCACCTTCACTTCCTATGAGCTGATGGACTACACCAG GTTTGTGGGATACACAGTGCTGGTGTGCATGATTGCTCTGCCTCGGAATGACCTGCGCACCAAGGTGGTCAAGGGGTCAGAGATCCAGGAGGTGCTGCACTCCTCCCAGGACCTGAAGACTTACCTCCTCTCCCTGTATGAATGCCAGTACCAGACCTTCTTCCAAAAGCTGG CCTGGGTGGAGAATGAGCTGCAGCACGACCGTCTGCTAGCACCTCACTACCGGTACTACGTGAGGGAGATGAGGATCCTGGCCTACACACAGCTGCTGGAGTCCTATCGCTCACTCACCCTACAGTACATGGCCACAGCCTTCGGAGTCTCCACAGAATTCATCGATAG GGAGTTGTCACGATACATTGCTGCTGGCCGCCTACATTGCAAGATAGACAAGGTTGGAGGCATCGTGGAGACCAACCGACCAGACTCCAAGAACTGGCAGTACCAAGCGGTCATCAAGCACGGAGACATCTTGCTCAACCGAGTACAGAAGTTGTCTAGAGTCATTAATATCTAG
- the LOC135089334 gene encoding protein cycle-like isoform X1, which yields MLSLREAQGTEGRTAKAALVSPVCVGVISPHACEVTATRMFGLGNFDYPKYRSECSSIASFSSDNGSKKRRGSFLDSNDDEGESIKIPRTSGEWSKRQNHSEIEKRRRDKMNTYIMELSSIIPVCTSRKLDKLTVLRMAVQHMKMLRGSLNSYTEGHYKPAFLSDDELKNLILQPLQAADGFLFVVGCDRGRILYVSESVYQTLHYTQGELLGTSWFDILHPKDLTKVKEQLSCSDISRRERLVDAKTLLPVKTDVPQGLTKLCPGSRRAFFCRMRCKSAPVLKEEADSSTGCPKKKSKSQSSDKKYSVIHFTGYLKSWAPTKDPLEEDSGSDSESCNLSCLVAVGRVHQPLLASGAQEAARFGRTVPPQSIDFISKHTSDGKFVFIDQRASLLLGWLPQELLGSSMYEYFHQDDIPFLAETHRSTLQSSESCNTQVYRFRTKEGSFVRLQSVWWTFKNPWTKDIEYIISKNSVVTSEAGLVESSMANEAVSQSFNSFNEFLSSPDTPPPGSAGSSNTNNRLIGGGMHAGKIGRQIADEVLDSQRRNDSASNSPVSPFEGILGSGASDRSFAALLRSDMTAHRSNVKNNVLLSSNTSSCSGSDTSRGPQLNNTTTTTTANNNHHHNHNNHHTNNTIPASDRTTNFNHNNNHRQLVSNEGDLMDVVSGRDMETDGTSDSDEAAMAVIMSLLEADAGLGGPVDFSHLPWPLP from the exons ATGCTCAGTCTCAGGGAAGCTCAAGGTACAGAAGGAAGGACAGCCAAGGCCGCTCTAGTGTCACCTGTGTGCGTGGGAGTTATTAGCCCTCATGCATGT gagGTGACAGCCACCAGGATGTTTGGCCTGGGGAACTTTGACTACCCCAAGTACCGATCTGAGTGCAGCTCCAtcgcctccttttcctccgaCAATGGCTCCAAGAAGCGCCGCGGCTCCTTCTT ggacagtaatgatgatgagggcGAGTCCATCAAGATCCCTCGTACATCTGGGGAGTGGAGCAAGAGGCAGAACCACAGTGAGATTGAGAAGAGGCGGCGGGACAAGATGAACACGTACATCATGGAGCTGAGCAGCATCATCCCTGTGTGCACCTCCCGCAAGCTGGACAAGTTGACAGTGCTGCGGATGGCGGTGCAGCACATGAAGATGCTGCGTGGCTCCCTCAACTCCTACACCGAAGGGCACTACAAGCCGGCCTTCCTCTCTGACGACGAGCTCAAGAATCTGATCCTCCAG CCTCTTCAGGCCGCTGATGGGTTCCTCTTTGTGGTGGGGTGTGACCGCGGCAGGATCCTCTATGTGTCCGAGTCTGTCTACCAGACACTTCACTACACTCAG ggAGAGCTGCTGGGGACGAGCTGGTTTGACATCCTGCACCCCAAAGACTTGACCAAGGTGAAGGAGCAGCTGTCCTGCTCAGACATCAGCCGCAGGGAGAGGCTTGTTGATGCCAAAA CACTCCTGCCGGTGAAGACAGACGTGCCCCAGGGCCTCACCAAGCTGTGCCCGGGATCACGGCGGGCATTCTTCTGCCGCATGAGGTGCAAGTCAGCGCCAGTACTGAAGGAAGAGGCGGACTCCTCCACGGGCTGCCCCAAGAAGAAGTCCAAGTCACAGAGCTCAG ATAAGAAGTACAGTGTGATCCACTTTACTGGCTACCTCAAGTCCTGGGCGCCCACCAAGGACCCCCTGGAGGAGGACTCAGGCAGTGACTCGGAATCCTGTAACCTGTCCTGTTTG GTGGCAGTGGGCAGGGTGCACCAGCCCCTCCTGGCCTCGGGGGCACAGGAGGCTGCAAGGTTTGGCCGCACTGTTCCGCCACAGTCCATTGACTTCATTTCCAAGCACACCAGTGATGGCAAGTTCGTCTTCATTGACCAAAG AGCCTCACTACTGTTAGGGTGGCTGCCTCAGGAGCTGCTAGGGTCCAGCATGTATGAGTACTTCCACCAGGACGACATTCCCTTCCTTGCCGAGACGCATCGCTCCACCCTTCAGTCCTCAGAGAGCTGCAACACACAG GTGTACAGGTTCCGTACCAAGGAGGGCTCCTTCGTGCGGCTGCAGAGTGTGTGGTGGACCTTCAAGAACCCCTGGACCAAGGACATTGAGTACATCATCTCCAAGAACAGTGTTGTCAC gTCCGAGGCAGGGCTGGTGGAGAGCTCAATGGCCAATGAGGCAGTGTCACAATCCTTCAACAGCTTCAATGAATTCCTGAGTTCACCTG acacaccaccaccaggcagcgCAGGTTCCTCCAATACCAACAACAGACTCATTGGGGGAGGCATGCACGCTGGGAAGATTGGCCGGCAGATAGCGGACGAGGTTCTGGACAGCCAACGCAGGAATGACTCAGCCTCCAACAGTCCTGTGTCACCCTTCGAAGGCATCCTGGGCTCTGGGGCTTCCGACCGCTCCTTCGCTGCCCTCCTGCGCTCTGACATGACAGCACATAGG AGTAATGTCAAGAACAACGTCCTTCtgagcagcaacaccagcagctgTTCCGGCAGTGACACTAGCAGAGGGCCACAGctcaacaacaccaccaccaccaccactgccaacaacaaccatcaccacaaccacaacaaccatcacACCAACAATACCATACCTGCCTCTGACCGCACCACCAActtcaaccacaacaacaaccacaggcAGCTAG TGTCCAACGAGGGGGACCTGATGGATGTGGTGAGTGGGCGCGACATGGAGACAGATGGGACAAGCGACTCAGACGAGGCAGCCATGGCAGTCATCATGAGTCTCCTAGAGGCTGATGCAGGTCTGGGAGGGCCAGTTGacttctctcacctcccctgGCCTTTACCATGA
- the LOC135089334 gene encoding protein cycle-like isoform X2, with amino-acid sequence MLSLREAQGTEGRTAKAALVSPVCVGVISPHACEVTATRMFGLGNFDYPKYRSECSSIASFSSDNGSKKRRGSFLDSNDDEGESIKIPRTSGEWSKRQNHSEIEKRRRDKMNTYIMELSSIIPVCTSRKLDKLTVLRMAVQHMKMLRGSLNSYTEGHYKPAFLSDDELKNLILQAADGFLFVVGCDRGRILYVSESVYQTLHYTQGELLGTSWFDILHPKDLTKVKEQLSCSDISRRERLVDAKTLLPVKTDVPQGLTKLCPGSRRAFFCRMRCKSAPVLKEEADSSTGCPKKKSKSQSSDKKYSVIHFTGYLKSWAPTKDPLEEDSGSDSESCNLSCLVAVGRVHQPLLASGAQEAARFGRTVPPQSIDFISKHTSDGKFVFIDQRASLLLGWLPQELLGSSMYEYFHQDDIPFLAETHRSTLQSSESCNTQVYRFRTKEGSFVRLQSVWWTFKNPWTKDIEYIISKNSVVTSEAGLVESSMANEAVSQSFNSFNEFLSSPDTPPPGSAGSSNTNNRLIGGGMHAGKIGRQIADEVLDSQRRNDSASNSPVSPFEGILGSGASDRSFAALLRSDMTAHRSNVKNNVLLSSNTSSCSGSDTSRGPQLNNTTTTTTANNNHHHNHNNHHTNNTIPASDRTTNFNHNNNHRQLVSNEGDLMDVVSGRDMETDGTSDSDEAAMAVIMSLLEADAGLGGPVDFSHLPWPLP; translated from the exons ATGCTCAGTCTCAGGGAAGCTCAAGGTACAGAAGGAAGGACAGCCAAGGCCGCTCTAGTGTCACCTGTGTGCGTGGGAGTTATTAGCCCTCATGCATGT gagGTGACAGCCACCAGGATGTTTGGCCTGGGGAACTTTGACTACCCCAAGTACCGATCTGAGTGCAGCTCCAtcgcctccttttcctccgaCAATGGCTCCAAGAAGCGCCGCGGCTCCTTCTT ggacagtaatgatgatgagggcGAGTCCATCAAGATCCCTCGTACATCTGGGGAGTGGAGCAAGAGGCAGAACCACAGTGAGATTGAGAAGAGGCGGCGGGACAAGATGAACACGTACATCATGGAGCTGAGCAGCATCATCCCTGTGTGCACCTCCCGCAAGCTGGACAAGTTGACAGTGCTGCGGATGGCGGTGCAGCACATGAAGATGCTGCGTGGCTCCCTCAACTCCTACACCGAAGGGCACTACAAGCCGGCCTTCCTCTCTGACGACGAGCTCAAGAATCTGATCCTCCAG GCCGCTGATGGGTTCCTCTTTGTGGTGGGGTGTGACCGCGGCAGGATCCTCTATGTGTCCGAGTCTGTCTACCAGACACTTCACTACACTCAG ggAGAGCTGCTGGGGACGAGCTGGTTTGACATCCTGCACCCCAAAGACTTGACCAAGGTGAAGGAGCAGCTGTCCTGCTCAGACATCAGCCGCAGGGAGAGGCTTGTTGATGCCAAAA CACTCCTGCCGGTGAAGACAGACGTGCCCCAGGGCCTCACCAAGCTGTGCCCGGGATCACGGCGGGCATTCTTCTGCCGCATGAGGTGCAAGTCAGCGCCAGTACTGAAGGAAGAGGCGGACTCCTCCACGGGCTGCCCCAAGAAGAAGTCCAAGTCACAGAGCTCAG ATAAGAAGTACAGTGTGATCCACTTTACTGGCTACCTCAAGTCCTGGGCGCCCACCAAGGACCCCCTGGAGGAGGACTCAGGCAGTGACTCGGAATCCTGTAACCTGTCCTGTTTG GTGGCAGTGGGCAGGGTGCACCAGCCCCTCCTGGCCTCGGGGGCACAGGAGGCTGCAAGGTTTGGCCGCACTGTTCCGCCACAGTCCATTGACTTCATTTCCAAGCACACCAGTGATGGCAAGTTCGTCTTCATTGACCAAAG AGCCTCACTACTGTTAGGGTGGCTGCCTCAGGAGCTGCTAGGGTCCAGCATGTATGAGTACTTCCACCAGGACGACATTCCCTTCCTTGCCGAGACGCATCGCTCCACCCTTCAGTCCTCAGAGAGCTGCAACACACAG GTGTACAGGTTCCGTACCAAGGAGGGCTCCTTCGTGCGGCTGCAGAGTGTGTGGTGGACCTTCAAGAACCCCTGGACCAAGGACATTGAGTACATCATCTCCAAGAACAGTGTTGTCAC gTCCGAGGCAGGGCTGGTGGAGAGCTCAATGGCCAATGAGGCAGTGTCACAATCCTTCAACAGCTTCAATGAATTCCTGAGTTCACCTG acacaccaccaccaggcagcgCAGGTTCCTCCAATACCAACAACAGACTCATTGGGGGAGGCATGCACGCTGGGAAGATTGGCCGGCAGATAGCGGACGAGGTTCTGGACAGCCAACGCAGGAATGACTCAGCCTCCAACAGTCCTGTGTCACCCTTCGAAGGCATCCTGGGCTCTGGGGCTTCCGACCGCTCCTTCGCTGCCCTCCTGCGCTCTGACATGACAGCACATAGG AGTAATGTCAAGAACAACGTCCTTCtgagcagcaacaccagcagctgTTCCGGCAGTGACACTAGCAGAGGGCCACAGctcaacaacaccaccaccaccaccactgccaacaacaaccatcaccacaaccacaacaaccatcacACCAACAATACCATACCTGCCTCTGACCGCACCACCAActtcaaccacaacaacaaccacaggcAGCTAG TGTCCAACGAGGGGGACCTGATGGATGTGGTGAGTGGGCGCGACATGGAGACAGATGGGACAAGCGACTCAGACGAGGCAGCCATGGCAGTCATCATGAGTCTCCTAGAGGCTGATGCAGGTCTGGGAGGGCCAGTTGacttctctcacctcccctgGCCTTTACCATGA
- the LOC135089334 gene encoding protein cycle-like isoform X4: protein MFGLGNFDYPKYRSECSSIASFSSDNGSKKRRGSFLDSNDDEGESIKIPRTSGEWSKRQNHSEIEKRRRDKMNTYIMELSSIIPVCTSRKLDKLTVLRMAVQHMKMLRGSLNSYTEGHYKPAFLSDDELKNLILQAADGFLFVVGCDRGRILYVSESVYQTLHYTQGELLGTSWFDILHPKDLTKVKEQLSCSDISRRERLVDAKTLLPVKTDVPQGLTKLCPGSRRAFFCRMRCKSAPVLKEEADSSTGCPKKKSKSQSSDKKYSVIHFTGYLKSWAPTKDPLEEDSGSDSESCNLSCLVAVGRVHQPLLASGAQEAARFGRTVPPQSIDFISKHTSDGKFVFIDQRASLLLGWLPQELLGSSMYEYFHQDDIPFLAETHRSTLQSSESCNTQVYRFRTKEGSFVRLQSVWWTFKNPWTKDIEYIISKNSVVTSEAGLVESSMANEAVSQSFNSFNEFLSSPDTPPPGSAGSSNTNNRLIGGGMHAGKIGRQIADEVLDSQRRNDSASNSPVSPFEGILGSGASDRSFAALLRSDMTAHRSNVKNNVLLSSNTSSCSGSDTSRGPQLNNTTTTTTANNNHHHNHNNHHTNNTIPASDRTTNFNHNNNHRQLVSNEGDLMDVVSGRDMETDGTSDSDEAAMAVIMSLLEADAGLGGPVDFSHLPWPLP from the exons ATGTTTGGCCTGGGGAACTTTGACTACCCCAAGTACCGATCTGAGTGCAGCTCCAtcgcctccttttcctccgaCAATGGCTCCAAGAAGCGCCGCGGCTCCTTCTT ggacagtaatgatgatgagggcGAGTCCATCAAGATCCCTCGTACATCTGGGGAGTGGAGCAAGAGGCAGAACCACAGTGAGATTGAGAAGAGGCGGCGGGACAAGATGAACACGTACATCATGGAGCTGAGCAGCATCATCCCTGTGTGCACCTCCCGCAAGCTGGACAAGTTGACAGTGCTGCGGATGGCGGTGCAGCACATGAAGATGCTGCGTGGCTCCCTCAACTCCTACACCGAAGGGCACTACAAGCCGGCCTTCCTCTCTGACGACGAGCTCAAGAATCTGATCCTCCAG GCCGCTGATGGGTTCCTCTTTGTGGTGGGGTGTGACCGCGGCAGGATCCTCTATGTGTCCGAGTCTGTCTACCAGACACTTCACTACACTCAG ggAGAGCTGCTGGGGACGAGCTGGTTTGACATCCTGCACCCCAAAGACTTGACCAAGGTGAAGGAGCAGCTGTCCTGCTCAGACATCAGCCGCAGGGAGAGGCTTGTTGATGCCAAAA CACTCCTGCCGGTGAAGACAGACGTGCCCCAGGGCCTCACCAAGCTGTGCCCGGGATCACGGCGGGCATTCTTCTGCCGCATGAGGTGCAAGTCAGCGCCAGTACTGAAGGAAGAGGCGGACTCCTCCACGGGCTGCCCCAAGAAGAAGTCCAAGTCACAGAGCTCAG ATAAGAAGTACAGTGTGATCCACTTTACTGGCTACCTCAAGTCCTGGGCGCCCACCAAGGACCCCCTGGAGGAGGACTCAGGCAGTGACTCGGAATCCTGTAACCTGTCCTGTTTG GTGGCAGTGGGCAGGGTGCACCAGCCCCTCCTGGCCTCGGGGGCACAGGAGGCTGCAAGGTTTGGCCGCACTGTTCCGCCACAGTCCATTGACTTCATTTCCAAGCACACCAGTGATGGCAAGTTCGTCTTCATTGACCAAAG AGCCTCACTACTGTTAGGGTGGCTGCCTCAGGAGCTGCTAGGGTCCAGCATGTATGAGTACTTCCACCAGGACGACATTCCCTTCCTTGCCGAGACGCATCGCTCCACCCTTCAGTCCTCAGAGAGCTGCAACACACAG GTGTACAGGTTCCGTACCAAGGAGGGCTCCTTCGTGCGGCTGCAGAGTGTGTGGTGGACCTTCAAGAACCCCTGGACCAAGGACATTGAGTACATCATCTCCAAGAACAGTGTTGTCAC gTCCGAGGCAGGGCTGGTGGAGAGCTCAATGGCCAATGAGGCAGTGTCACAATCCTTCAACAGCTTCAATGAATTCCTGAGTTCACCTG acacaccaccaccaggcagcgCAGGTTCCTCCAATACCAACAACAGACTCATTGGGGGAGGCATGCACGCTGGGAAGATTGGCCGGCAGATAGCGGACGAGGTTCTGGACAGCCAACGCAGGAATGACTCAGCCTCCAACAGTCCTGTGTCACCCTTCGAAGGCATCCTGGGCTCTGGGGCTTCCGACCGCTCCTTCGCTGCCCTCCTGCGCTCTGACATGACAGCACATAGG AGTAATGTCAAGAACAACGTCCTTCtgagcagcaacaccagcagctgTTCCGGCAGTGACACTAGCAGAGGGCCACAGctcaacaacaccaccaccaccaccactgccaacaacaaccatcaccacaaccacaacaaccatcacACCAACAATACCATACCTGCCTCTGACCGCACCACCAActtcaaccacaacaacaaccacaggcAGCTAG TGTCCAACGAGGGGGACCTGATGGATGTGGTGAGTGGGCGCGACATGGAGACAGATGGGACAAGCGACTCAGACGAGGCAGCCATGGCAGTCATCATGAGTCTCCTAGAGGCTGATGCAGGTCTGGGAGGGCCAGTTGacttctctcacctcccctgGCCTTTACCATGA